ACCGAGGCCTTGAGGTCGTCGGCCGTGCCCTCGGCGACCACGCGGCCGTGATCGATGACGGCGATGCGGTCGGCGAGCTGATCCGCCTCATCGAGGTACTGCGTCGTGAGCAGCACGGTGGAGCCGGTCGCGACGAGCTCGCGGATCGTGTCCCACATCTGCCCGCGCGTGCGCGGGTCGAGACCCGTGGTGGGTTCGTCGAGGAAGATGAGCGGAGGCTGGGCCAGAAGCGATGCGGCGAGATCCAGTCGACGCCGCATGCCGCCCGAGAACTTCTTCAAGGGCCGCCGCGCGGCATCCGTCAAGGAGAAGCGCTCGAGGAGGTCCTCGGCCTTGCGCTTCGCCTCGCTGCGCGTCAGGCCCAGGAGCCGACCGAAGATCATCAGGTTCTCCGTCGCCGACAGCGTCTCATCGACCGACGCGAACTGCCCGGTGACGCCGATCAGCTGACGGACGACGTTCGGCTCCCGCGAGACGTCGTGGCCGAAGATCTCGGCGCGACCGGCGTCGGGACGCATCAGCGTCGCGAGCATGTTGATGGTGGTGGTCTTGCCGGCCCCGTTCGGACCGAGCACGCCGTAGACCGTGCCGGCATCGACGGCCAGGTCGACGCCGTCGACAGCGCGGTTGTCGCCGAAGACCTTCACGAGGCCCTCCGCGCGCACCGCGAGGGTGGATGGTGAGGTGGAAGTGGTCATGGCATCCACTGTGCGCCGGGCGCACTGTCGCACCCCTGTCACGCGGGCGACGGGGCTGTCACCGTGCTGTCACGGCGGGTCTGCGGGTGACACACTCGAGGGATGAGCCTGCACATCACCGACGACCCGGCCGCCGACACCCTGCTCACCGAGAACCCGCTGGCGCTGCTGATCGGCATGCTCCTCGACCAGCAGGTGGCCATGGAGACGGCGTTCAGCGGTCCGTTGAAGATCCAGGAGCGCATCGGCGCCGTGGATGCCGCGACCATCGCCGGCTACGACCCCGACGCGCTCGTCGCCGCCTTCCAGCAGTCGCCGGCGGTGCACCGCTACCCCGGCTCGATGGCCGGTCGGGTGCAGACCCTCTGCCAGACGCTCGAGAAGGAGTGGGGCGGGGATGCCGCGGCTCTGTGGACCGAAGGCGACCCCGACGGGCCGACCGTGTTGAAGCGGTTGAAAGCCCTCCCCGGCTTCGGCGAGCAGAAGGCCAAGATCTTCCTCGCCCTGCTCGGCAAGCAGTACGGCTTCACCGGCGCCGGCTGGCGCGAGGCCGCGGGCGCCTACGGCGAAGACGGCTCCTACCGCTCGGTGGCCGACATCGTCTCCCCCGCGTCGCTGGCCAAGGTGCGCGAGTTCAAGAAGGCGGCGAAGGCCGCGGCGAAGGGCTGACGGCCGGCGAGGCGCGTTTCCACTCCTCGCTGCGCTCGTCGCTCAACGACCGGAAGTTGCGCTCTCACCGGTCGTCGAGCGAGCGCGGCGAGTCGAAACGCCCCGACCCGCGACGTCAGCCCTGCACGAACAGGTAGCCGCGCTCGTCGTCGAAACCACCGATGACGAGGCCGCGACCGTAGTGCGACAGCATCTCCTCGCGCACGCGCAGACGCCACGCCGCGGCCTCGGCCGCATCGGTGCGACGCAGAGACTCGATGTCCTCGGGGATCTGGACGGTCGCGACGACGTCCGCGGCATCCGGCTCACGCACCGGAGCCGACGCGAGCGCCCACGCGACCAGGAGGCGGTCGCTGTCGACACCCTGGCCGTTCTGGTCGAGTTCGGCGCCGTCGTAGGCCGAGCCGTACTGGTCGACGAGGTACTCCACGAAACGCACGCCGATCGTCTTGGCGTTGAAGTGGGCGTTGCGGCGCACAAGCGGGTCGAAGGTCCAGGTGACCGTGCCGATGTCGCGGGCGATCGCCCACTGGCGCTGCTGCTGCTTGAGCAGGCGTCCGAACCCGCGACGCTGGTACTCCGGCAGTACGCCCGTGACGTGGGAGTGCATGGCGTGCTGCTCCGGCGGGGAGAAGAACGCGACGGAGGCGCCGACGATGCGGTCGCCGTCGTACAGGCCGACCACGTAGTTGCCCGAGTACTGCAGCGCGCGCATGAGCGGCGCGGGCATGGGGTCGCGTCCGCCCCAGATCTCCACGATCACCCGATGGGCGGCGAAGATCTCGTCGAGCGTGTCGAGGTCGCGGATACTGAGGGTGGACTCGGATGCGCCGGATGCCATGCCTCCACGGTAGCCGCTCTCTCGCGCTCCGCCGCGTGCCCCTGGCCGCGAGACACGCGCGGCGCACCGAAACACCGGTGCACAACGCGTGTCTCGGTGCGTGGACGGTGTCTCGCGGACCCGAGACGCGGCGCGGCGGCGCGGGGCGGCGCGCGCGGGGCGGGGCGGGGCGGATCGGGGGATGCCGAGGCTCAGGCGCCCCGCAGGCGCGAGCCGAGGTAGCCCACGAGCTCGTCGAGCGCGATGCGCTCCTGCGCCATCGTGTCGCGATCGCGCACGGTCACGGCGCGGTCGTCGAGCGAATCGAAGTCGACGGTGACGCAGAACGGGGTGCCGATCTCGTCCTGACGGCGGTAGCGACGGCCGATGGCGCCGGCGTCGTCGAAGTCGACGTTCCACCCCTGTGCCCGCAGATCGTCGGCGACCTCGCGTGCCAGCGGCGACAGGCGCTCGTTGCGCGACAGTGGCAGCACGGCCACCTTGACGGGCGCCAGGCGCGGGTCCAGCGCCAGCACCGTACGGGTGTCGGTGCCGCCCTTGGCGTTGGGCACCTCCTCCTCGCGATACGCGTCGACGAGGAAGGCCATCATGGCGCGGGTGAGGCCGAAGGACGGCTCGATGACGAAGGGCGTGTACTTCTCACCCGAGGCTTGGTCGAAGAAGGTGAGCGACTGGCCCGACGCGTCGGAGTGGCTCTTCAGGTCGTAGTCGGTGCGGTTGGCGACACCCATCAGCTCGCCCCACTCCTTGCCGGGGAAGCCGAAGCGGTACTCCACGTCGATCGTGCCGGCGGAGTAGTGCGCGCGGTCCTCCTCGGGAACGTCGAACCGCTTCATGTTCGCCGGGTCGACGCCCAGGTCGACGAACCAGTTCCAGCACGCCTCCACCCAGTGCTCGAACCACTCCTGCGCCTCGGCGGGCGGTGTGAAGTACTCGATCTCCATCTGCTCGAACTCGCGGGTGCGGAAGATGAAGTTGCCGGGGGTGATCTCGTTGCGGAAGGCCTTGCCGACCTGGCCCACACCGAACGGGGGCTTGCGGCGCGAGGCGGTGAGCACGTTCGAGAAGTTCACGAAGATGCCCTGCGCGGTCTCGGGGCGCAGGAAGTACAGACCCGACTCGTCATCCACGACGCCCAGGTAGGTCTTCACCAGCCCGGAGAACGCCTTCGGCTCGGTGTACTGGCCCTTGGTGCCGCAATTGGGGCAGGGGATGTCGGCGAGGCCGTTCTCCGCCGGGCGGCCCTTGCGCGCCTCGAAGTCCTCGATGAGGTTGTCGGCGCGGAAGCGCTTGTGGCAGTGCAGGCATTCGACGAGGGGGTCGGTGAAGGTCGCAACGTGGCCGGAGGCCTCCCAGACGCGCTTGGGCAGGATGATGCTCGAGTCGAGGCCGACCATGTCGGCGCGTCCCCGCACGAACGTCTGCCACCACTGGCGACGGATGTTCTCCTTCAGCTCCGTGCCGAGGGGGCCGTAGTCCCAGGCCGACCGCGATCCGCCGTAGATCTCCCCGGCCTGGAAGACGAAACCCCGGTGACGGGCGAGGGCGATGACTTTGTCGAGGCGGGACTGCTCGGCCACAGGTGGCTCCAATGGTCGTGTCGCGAATGCGAAAAGGGTGTGGATGCCGACAGTTCCGGCATCCGTCGATTCTAGTCTTCCGCCGCTGCGGCTTCCCGGCCGGCCCGTGACTAACGTGGAGCGGGTGAGCGCAGACCGCGAGATCCAGCACGTCATCGTCCCCGGGCGTCACCACCTGCTGACGAGGTTCCAGGCGGCCTACCTCGGCGAACTGCTCGCCGGCCGCGGGCGCGACGAGAACGGTGAGCCGATCGCGGTCGCCGCCGACGCGGTCGTCGTCTGGGCGGTCACGAGCGCGAACCACTCCGCGACGCGCCGCAACCCGTTCCCGGGACATCGGCGGGAGGCGGCGATCGAGATCCTCGCGCACGTCGGGCGGATGCCGTCGATCGTCGTGCCCGTCGTCGACGTCGCACCGACGCCCCGGTTCGCCGAGATCACCCTCAAGCAGATCGGGTATGCGACCGCACAGGGGGTGATCCCCGCGCCCGAGACGGCGATCATCGCCACCTCGACGCCGCAGGTCGCCGACATGTACCGCGGCCTGGGGTATCGCATCGCGCCGATGGAGCGCGACCATTCCGACGCGCCGCGCACGCCCTGGCAGCTGCTGGACGATCTGATGGCCGGCTCGGATGGCTGGCGCGCAGACGCGCACGCGGCGAGCCTCGACATCGTCGACCGTTACGGCCTGGCGGCGCAGGCGCGCGAGATCGCGGCCGACCCCGTCATCGGCGACGAGGGCGGGCTCACCCAGACGCGCGACTACCGCACCTATAGCCGCGCGTTCGAGGATGCCGCGGAGCGCAAGTGGGCCGAGGCGCGCCCCTGGATCGTGCCCGGCCGCATCGTCGACCTGGGCTGCGCGACGGGGGCGATGCTCGAGCTGGCATCGCAGGAGCCGGCCCTGGCCGAGTCTGACCTGATCGGCGTGGAGATCGCCCCCGAACTGTTCGCAGCCTGCGAGCACAAGAAGTCCGAGGGCGCGTTCGCGAACCCGAACACGTTCTTCTACCGCCGCAACATCCTCGCCGGACGCCTCTTTCCCGCGCGCAGCATCGCAACGACCCTCAGCTTCGCGCTGACGCACGAGATCTACTCCTACGGCGACGGGATGCCGTCGCTTCAGGCCTTCGCGTCGGCGATCGCCGACCATACCGTGCCCGGTGGCGTGTGGATCAACTCCGATGTCTGCGGACCGGCCGATCCCGATCGCATCGTGCGGCTGCGGATGCAGGACGGCGACGTCACGACGCCCGCGCGCGAGCTGACGGGATCCAACGACGAGGTCGCGGCATCCCTCGACGCGCTGCCGGTGGGCAGCCGGGTCGCCCAGTTCGCTCAGGACTTCCGCGCGCTCAGCGGCGCTGCGTGGGAGTACGAGGTGCGCGACGAGCGGACGATCGAGCTGCGTCTGGCGGATGCCATGGAGTTCCTCGAGACCGTCTCGTACACCCGCAACTGGCTGTCGGAGATGCACGAGCAGTTCTGCGCGCTGTCGTGGGCCGACTGGCGCGAGCTGGTCGCATCGGTCGGGCTCGAGATCGACGAGCGCTCGGGGCCCTGGCGCAACGACTGGCTCGTGGAGAATCGGTTCGCGCCCGCGGCATCCCTTCTCGGGCTCGACGACGAGCCGCTGGACTGGCCCGACACGCACATGCTGCTCGTCGCGCGCCGCCCGCTCGACGGCTGAGGCGCGCCGGGCGGGCGGGTCGTCCGCGTCGTGGATTCGGATCAGGTCAACAGAATCGGATGCCGCGCGCGGCGGCATCCGCATCCGCTCGCATCCTCCGAATCCGTTGACCGGCCGTGCGGCGGCCCGGCCGCTCAGCGCTCGGGGCGGGTGAAGGGCGGCTGCAGCTGACCGACCGGTCCGCGACGGAACAGCTGGGCGGGGCGCCCGCCGTCGCGCGCCATACCCCCGGTCGGCTCGACGAAGCCCGCGGCGCCGGTGATCTTGCGGTGGAAGTTGCGCGGGTCGACGGGCACTCCCCAGACCGCTTCGTAGACCGCGCGCAGCTGCGCGATCGTGAACTCGGGCGGGCAGAAAGCCATCGCGAGCGCGGAGTACTCGAGCTTCGCGCGCGCCCGCTCGAGGGCGTCGGCGAAGATCGCGACGTGGTCGAAGGCCAGCGGCAGCGCGCCGCTCTCGACCTCCGCGACGGGCCACCACCGGGCCGAGCGTGCGTCCGATCCCGCCGCGGGTTCGCCCAGGTCAGGCGCGAGGGCGAGCCAGGCGACCGTCACGACACGTCCGCGCGGGTCGCGGTCGGGCGCGCTGTAGGTGCGCACCTGCTCGAGGTGCACCCCGGCCGTCACCCCCGTCTCCTCGGCGAGCTCGCGGTACGCGGTGGCCTCGGCATCCTCGTCGGGCAGCACGAAGCCGCCCGGCAGCGCCCACATGCCCGCCGCCGGCGCGATGCCGCGCTCGACGAGGAGGACGTGGAGCGCACGGTCGCGGATGGTCAGCACGACGAGGTCGGCCGCGACCGCGAAGGAGAAGGGGTCCACGCGCCCAGATTACCTCAAATCGTCACCTTGACGATAACTACCTACCGGAGTTATCGTCAAAGTGACACTAAAGAGAGAAAGAGGACATCATGGCCACCATCACCCGCCGCCCGTTCGTCCGCCACCTGAGCACGACGCCCACGATGCACGTCACCCACTTCCGTCGCGGCGGCATCCGCCACGCCGGCGCAGGACAGGCGTTCTGGTTCCGCCCCCTGGATGCCGCGATCAGCGAGGTGCCGCTCGACGACCGCGAGCTGTCGGTCGTCGTGAGCCTGCGCACCGCCGACCTGCAGCAGCTGTCGGCTCCGGTCACGGCGACGTATCGCATCGTCGATCCCGACCTCGCCGCGCGCCGCATCGACTTCTCCATCGATCTGGTGACCGGCACGTGGACCGAGCAGCCGCTCGACGCGATCGCCGCACCCCTGCACGGCGCGACGACCGCCGCCGTCGTGCACCTGCTGCAGCCGCGCACCCTCGACAACGCCCTGCGTGCCGACCTCGCCGAGCTGGGCGCCGCCGCCACCGCCATGCTGGCCGCCGACGCGCGCCTGACCGACCTCGGCATCGCCATCGTCGGGGTGCGGTTCTCACTGCTGCGCGCCGAGCCCGACGTCGAGCGCGCCCTGCAGACCCCCGCCCGCGAGACGATCCAGCAGGATGCCGACAAGGCCACCTTCGCCCGCCGCGCCCTCGCGGTCGAGCGCGAGGCCGCGATCGGCGAGAACGAGCTGTCCAACCAGGTCGAGCTCGCGCGCCGGCAGGAGGAGCTCGTCCAAGCGCGGGGACGCAACTCCCGCATCGAGGCGGAGCAGGCGGCCGCCGCTGCCGCGATCGCCGTGGATGCCGAGGCCGAGCGCATCCGCACGAACGCACAGGCCCGGGCCGACGCCGACCGTGCGCTCGGCGAGGCGGCCGGCGCGGCCGAGCAGGCCCGAATGGCGGCACTGCGCGACGTGCCCGTCGAGGTACTGACCGCCCTGGCGATGCGCGAGCTGGCGGGCAACCTGCCCAGCATCGACCACCTGACCGTCACGCCCGACCTGCTCACCGACCTCGTGGGACGCCTCGGCGGCCGGGCCGCCGCGCAGACCGCGACACCGACGGGACACTGAGATGACCACCCCTCGAGCCGTCATCGTGCATCGGGCGAGCGAGCTCACCGAACTGCTCGCCCGGCACGGCACGCGCGGCCAGGTCTCCTTCTTCCTCGATCAGCGAGGCCAGAGCCTCGCCGCCGTCGAAGAGCGGCACGAGCGCACCCGCGCCGCCCTGGCCGACGTGTCCGCGGGGCTGCCGGTCGATTGGCGGCGAGCCACGGTCGAACGCAGCGACCTCGCCCGCTTCGTCTTCGAACCCGACGACGTCGTGCTCGTCGTCGGACAGGACGGGCTCGTCGCCAACGCCGCGAAGTATCTCGGCATCCAACCCGTCATCGGCATCGACCCGCTGCCCGGCGTCAATGCCGGGGTGCTCGTGCCGCACACCCCCGCGGCAGGAGTCGCCCTCGCCGCAGCCGCGCAGGCGGGAACCGCACCGATCTGCGAGCGCACGATGGTGCAGGTGCGCACCGACGACGGTCAGTCGCTCACGGCGCTGAACGAGGTCATGATCGGCCAGAGCGGCCACCAGTCGGCGCGCTACACGCTCGAGGTCGGCGGTCGCCGGGAGCGACAGTCCTCGTCGGGCGTGATCGTCGGCACCGGCACGGGAGCCACGGGATGGTGCTCCTCGATCGCACGTGTGCAGGCACCCGGGATGCCGCTGCCCACCGCCACCGAGAGCGCACTCGCCTGGTTCGTCCGGGAGCCGTGGCCGTCGCCGAGCACGGGCGCAGACCTGTTCGCGGGTCGACTCGACGGCGGGCAGGTGACCCTCCGCGTCGAGTCGGACGTGCTCGTCGCGTTCGGCGATGGGATGGAGGACGACCGCCTGTCGCTGTCGTGGGGTCAGCGCGTGAGCGTGGGGGTCGCCGACCGGACGCTGCGCACCGTCATGGCGTAGCCGCGTCAGCGGGCCCGCACGGACCGCTTCGGCTCGGGGACGAACAGCGTCTCGCTCTGCTCCAGCGCCATGCCCTTCGTCTCGGGGATCTTCCACAGCACGAAGACGAACGACAGCGCCGCGAACACGGCGTACATGCCGTACGTGAACGGCAGCGAGAAGGCCGCAAGCTGGGGGAAGGTCCAGGACACGAGGAAGTTCGCGATCCACTGGGAACTCGCCGCGACACCGAGGGCCTTGCCGCGGATGCGGCTGGGGAAGACCTCCCCGAGCAGCACCCAGACGATGGGGCCCCAGGAGGCGCCGAACCCGACGACGAACAGGTTCGCCGCCACCAGCGCGATCGGACCCCACGTCCCCGGGAGGGTCACCTCGCCGTCCACCGTCTGTGCGAACGCGAAGGCCAGCGCCATCGCGCCCAGCGACAGGGTCATCATCAGCGAGCCGGTCATCAGAATCGGCTTGCGCCCGACGCGGTCGACGAGGAAGATCGCGACGAGCGTCACCAGCACGTTCGTCACGGAGGTGAGGACGCTGATCAGCAGCGAGTTGCTCTCATCGAATCCGACCGCACGCCACAGCGTCGTCGAGTAGTAGAAGATGACGTTGATGCCGACGAGCTGCTGGAAGGCCGACAGCAGGATGCCGATCCAGACGACGGGCTGCAGTCCCAGCGCCTTTCCGCGCAGAGAGGCGCTCCGGTTCTTGCGGTCGTCTTCGATGCTCCTGATCAGCTCGTTCATCGTCTTGTCGAGGTCGGCGGCGGGAACGAGTCGCTCGAAGATCGCGCGCGCCTCGTCGTTGCGTCCCTTCGCGAGCAGGAATCGCGGAGACTCCGGCATCGTCAGCGCCAGGATGCCGTAGACGGCGGCCGGCGCGACGCCGATGAGGAACATCCACCGCCACGCTTCGAGGCCCCACCACAGCACGTTGTCGGCGCTGCCGGCGGCATCGGCGAGCACCGCGTTGCTCAGCAATGCGGTGAAGATGCCGATCGTGATCGCGAGCTGCTGCAGAGAGGCGAGACTGCCGCGCACCTGACGCGGTGCGACCTCGGCGATGTAGGCGGGAGCGACGACCGACGCGATGCCGATGCCGATGCCGCCCAGGACGCGCCAGACGATGAGGTCGGGAACGCTGAAGGTCAGCGCCGAGCCGATCGAGCTCGCGAGGAACATGGCGGAGCCGAGGAGCATGACGCGCAGCCGGCCCCAGCGATCGGAGAGGGCTCCGGCGATGATCGCCCCGAGCGCGCAGCCGAGCAGGGCGACGGCGACGACGAACCCGGTGAGCAGGGCGTCCTTCGTGTACGTGGACTCAATCGAGGAGACCGCTCCGTTGATGACCGAGGAGTCGAAGCCGAACAGGAACCCGCCCACCGCGGCGGCGACCGACAGTGCCGCGGCCCTTCGCCCATACGGGCTCCTCATCGAGAACGTGCCGGCGGGGAGCGAGTCGGTCGAGGTCACTCGGAAAACGATAGCCCCGCCGGGAGCGACAGGGGCCGCCCTCGCCGGCGGAGCCCTGCGCGTGGTAAGGACCGTCAGGGAACGCGCTGGAACAGGCCGTCCAGTAGCGACTGGTAGTACGTCGGGGT
The DNA window shown above is from Microbacterium laevaniformans and carries:
- a CDS encoding ATP-binding cassette domain-containing protein translates to MTTSTSPSTLAVRAEGLVKVFGDNRAVDGVDLAVDAGTVYGVLGPNGAGKTTTINMLATLMRPDAGRAEIFGHDVSREPNVVRQLIGVTGQFASVDETLSATENLMIFGRLLGLTRSEAKRKAEDLLERFSLTDAARRPLKKFSGGMRRRLDLAASLLAQPPLIFLDEPTTGLDPRTRGQMWDTIRELVATGSTVLLTTQYLDEADQLADRIAVIDHGRVVAEGTADDLKASVGTSSLILRMSDPADVDDALRAIAQVLGVRGTLSPEAARITAPMSDPDRVTDLLITLREAGIHLTEMSVQKPTLDEVFLTITGRPADAAATDSASADAASEEVHA
- a CDS encoding HhH-GPD-type base excision DNA repair protein, translated to MSLHITDDPAADTLLTENPLALLIGMLLDQQVAMETAFSGPLKIQERIGAVDAATIAGYDPDALVAAFQQSPAVHRYPGSMAGRVQTLCQTLEKEWGGDAAALWTEGDPDGPTVLKRLKALPGFGEQKAKIFLALLGKQYGFTGAGWREAAGAYGEDGSYRSVADIVSPASLAKVREFKKAAKAAAKG
- a CDS encoding GNAT family N-acetyltransferase, yielding MASGASESTLSIRDLDTLDEIFAAHRVIVEIWGGRDPMPAPLMRALQYSGNYVVGLYDGDRIVGASVAFFSPPEQHAMHSHVTGVLPEYQRRGFGRLLKQQQRQWAIARDIGTVTWTFDPLVRRNAHFNAKTIGVRFVEYLVDQYGSAYDGAELDQNGQGVDSDRLLVAWALASAPVREPDAADVVATVQIPEDIESLRRTDAAEAAAWRLRVREEMLSHYGRGLVIGGFDDERGYLFVQG
- a CDS encoding glycine--tRNA ligase; the protein is MAEQSRLDKVIALARHRGFVFQAGEIYGGSRSAWDYGPLGTELKENIRRQWWQTFVRGRADMVGLDSSIILPKRVWEASGHVATFTDPLVECLHCHKRFRADNLIEDFEARKGRPAENGLADIPCPNCGTKGQYTEPKAFSGLVKTYLGVVDDESGLYFLRPETAQGIFVNFSNVLTASRRKPPFGVGQVGKAFRNEITPGNFIFRTREFEQMEIEYFTPPAEAQEWFEHWVEACWNWFVDLGVDPANMKRFDVPEEDRAHYSAGTIDVEYRFGFPGKEWGELMGVANRTDYDLKSHSDASGQSLTFFDQASGEKYTPFVIEPSFGLTRAMMAFLVDAYREEEVPNAKGGTDTRTVLALDPRLAPVKVAVLPLSRNERLSPLAREVADDLRAQGWNVDFDDAGAIGRRYRRQDEIGTPFCVTVDFDSLDDRAVTVRDRDTMAQERIALDELVGYLGSRLRGA
- a CDS encoding class I SAM-dependent methyltransferase, whose product is MSADREIQHVIVPGRHHLLTRFQAAYLGELLAGRGRDENGEPIAVAADAVVVWAVTSANHSATRRNPFPGHRREAAIEILAHVGRMPSIVVPVVDVAPTPRFAEITLKQIGYATAQGVIPAPETAIIATSTPQVADMYRGLGYRIAPMERDHSDAPRTPWQLLDDLMAGSDGWRADAHAASLDIVDRYGLAAQAREIAADPVIGDEGGLTQTRDYRTYSRAFEDAAERKWAEARPWIVPGRIVDLGCATGAMLELASQEPALAESDLIGVEIAPELFAACEHKKSEGAFANPNTFFYRRNILAGRLFPARSIATTLSFALTHEIYSYGDGMPSLQAFASAIADHTVPGGVWINSDVCGPADPDRIVRLRMQDGDVTTPARELTGSNDEVAASLDALPVGSRVAQFAQDFRALSGAAWEYEVRDERTIELRLADAMEFLETVSYTRNWLSEMHEQFCALSWADWRELVASVGLEIDERSGPWRNDWLVENRFAPAASLLGLDDEPLDWPDTHMLLVARRPLDG
- a CDS encoding NUDIX hydrolase yields the protein MDPFSFAVAADLVVLTIRDRALHVLLVERGIAPAAGMWALPGGFVLPDEDAEATAYRELAEETGVTAGVHLEQVRTYSAPDRDPRGRVVTVAWLALAPDLGEPAAGSDARSARWWPVAEVESGALPLAFDHVAIFADALERARAKLEYSALAMAFCPPEFTIAQLRAVYEAVWGVPVDPRNFHRKITGAAGFVEPTGGMARDGGRPAQLFRRGPVGQLQPPFTRPER
- a CDS encoding SPFH domain-containing protein gives rise to the protein MATITRRPFVRHLSTTPTMHVTHFRRGGIRHAGAGQAFWFRPLDAAISEVPLDDRELSVVVSLRTADLQQLSAPVTATYRIVDPDLAARRIDFSIDLVTGTWTEQPLDAIAAPLHGATTAAVVHLLQPRTLDNALRADLAELGAAATAMLAADARLTDLGIAIVGVRFSLLRAEPDVERALQTPARETIQQDADKATFARRALAVEREAAIGENELSNQVELARRQEELVQARGRNSRIEAEQAAAAAAIAVDAEAERIRTNAQARADADRALGEAAGAAEQARMAALRDVPVEVLTALAMRELAGNLPSIDHLTVTPDLLTDLVGRLGGRAAAQTATPTGH
- a CDS encoding NAD(+)/NADH kinase, coding for MTTPRAVIVHRASELTELLARHGTRGQVSFFLDQRGQSLAAVEERHERTRAALADVSAGLPVDWRRATVERSDLARFVFEPDDVVLVVGQDGLVANAAKYLGIQPVIGIDPLPGVNAGVLVPHTPAAGVALAAAAQAGTAPICERTMVQVRTDDGQSLTALNEVMIGQSGHQSARYTLEVGGRRERQSSSGVIVGTGTGATGWCSSIARVQAPGMPLPTATESALAWFVREPWPSPSTGADLFAGRLDGGQVTLRVESDVLVAFGDGMEDDRLSLSWGQRVSVGVADRTLRTVMA
- a CDS encoding sugar porter family MFS transporter, which produces MRSPYGRRAAALSVAAAVGGFLFGFDSSVINGAVSSIESTYTKDALLTGFVVAVALLGCALGAIIAGALSDRWGRLRVMLLGSAMFLASSIGSALTFSVPDLIVWRVLGGIGIGIASVVAPAYIAEVAPRQVRGSLASLQQLAITIGIFTALLSNAVLADAAGSADNVLWWGLEAWRWMFLIGVAPAAVYGILALTMPESPRFLLAKGRNDEARAIFERLVPAADLDKTMNELIRSIEDDRKNRSASLRGKALGLQPVVWIGILLSAFQQLVGINVIFYYSTTLWRAVGFDESNSLLISVLTSVTNVLVTLVAIFLVDRVGRKPILMTGSLMMTLSLGAMALAFAFAQTVDGEVTLPGTWGPIALVAANLFVVGFGASWGPIVWVLLGEVFPSRIRGKALGVAASSQWIANFLVSWTFPQLAAFSLPFTYGMYAVFAALSFVFVLWKIPETKGMALEQSETLFVPEPKRSVRAR